A portion of the Streptomyces sp. YPW6 genome contains these proteins:
- a CDS encoding PhoH family protein, whose product MTQSPTQPQARAQIRIPAAHPMVMLLGSGDSLLRVIEEAFPAADIHVRGNEISATGDAADVALIQRLFDEMMLVLRTGAPMTEDAVERSIAMLRAAGDGQGDPQGETPAEVLTQNILSNRGRTIRPKTLNQKRYVDAIDEHTIVFGIGPAGTGKTYLAMAKAVQALQSKQVSRIILTRPAVEAGERLGFLPGTLFDKIDPYLRPLYDALHDMLDPDSIPRLMAAGTIEVAPLAYMRGRAQPVFTNVLTPDGWRPIGSLEVGDLVIGSNGEPTPVLGVYPQGEKDIYRVSAQDGSWTLCCGEHLWTVRTASDRRRDKPWRVLETKEMIGDLGAAHARRYELPMLTAPVSFPEREVPMDPYALGLLLVDGCLTGTGSTAPSFSPEDQELAEALEEALTGVTLRHRGGPEGVLNRTRAPGDVVTLENPVTAILRQLDLLGSRSHSTCVPDDYLHNSAEIRLGVLQGLLDADGGPVPQSDRTCRVQYTTSSIVLRDDVIALVQSLGGVACTRPRPTAVRAPGLAKGRKVHDRYDAHIVDIRLPEGIAPFRLSRKAEKYDAAGGGGRPMRFIDSIEPAGREEAVCIQVAAEDSLYVTQDYLLTHNTLNDAFIILDEAQNTSAEQMKMFLTRLGFDSKIVITGDITQVDLPSGTKSGLRQVQEILQDVDDVHFSRLTSQDVVRHKLVGRIVDAYEKYDSRNGQQDGRAEDRQDGRRDRRKGK is encoded by the coding sequence ATGACTCAGTCACCCACACAGCCGCAGGCGCGTGCCCAGATCAGGATCCCGGCCGCACACCCGATGGTGATGCTCCTCGGATCGGGCGACTCGCTGTTGCGCGTGATCGAAGAGGCTTTCCCGGCAGCCGACATCCATGTCCGGGGCAACGAGATCAGTGCCACGGGCGACGCCGCGGACGTCGCTCTCATCCAGCGCCTGTTCGACGAGATGATGCTCGTGCTCCGCACCGGAGCGCCGATGACGGAGGACGCAGTGGAACGGTCGATCGCCATGCTCAGGGCGGCCGGCGACGGACAGGGAGACCCCCAGGGCGAGACGCCCGCCGAGGTGCTCACGCAGAACATCCTCTCCAACCGCGGTCGCACCATCCGCCCCAAGACGCTCAACCAGAAGCGGTACGTGGACGCGATCGACGAGCACACGATCGTGTTCGGCATCGGCCCCGCCGGTACGGGCAAGACCTATCTCGCCATGGCCAAGGCGGTCCAGGCCCTGCAGTCCAAGCAGGTCAGCCGGATCATCCTGACCCGGCCCGCGGTCGAGGCGGGGGAGCGGCTCGGCTTCCTGCCGGGCACCCTGTTCGACAAGATCGACCCGTATCTGCGCCCGCTCTACGACGCGCTGCACGACATGCTCGACCCCGACTCGATCCCGCGGCTGATGGCGGCGGGCACGATCGAGGTCGCGCCGCTGGCGTACATGCGCGGCAGGGCCCAGCCCGTCTTTACCAACGTGCTGACCCCCGACGGCTGGCGACCCATCGGCAGTCTTGAGGTGGGCGATCTCGTCATCGGTTCCAACGGCGAGCCGACTCCCGTCCTCGGGGTGTACCCGCAGGGTGAGAAGGACATCTACCGCGTCAGCGCCCAGGACGGCTCCTGGACGCTGTGCTGTGGCGAGCACCTGTGGACGGTGCGGACCGCCTCCGACCGCCGCCGGGACAAGCCGTGGCGGGTCCTGGAGACCAAGGAGATGATCGGCGACCTCGGGGCGGCGCACGCTCGCCGCTACGAGCTGCCGATGCTGACCGCGCCGGTCAGCTTCCCGGAGCGCGAGGTCCCCATGGACCCGTACGCACTGGGCCTGCTGCTCGTCGACGGCTGCCTCACCGGCACCGGCTCCACCGCACCGTCGTTCTCCCCTGAGGACCAGGAGCTCGCCGAGGCTTTGGAGGAAGCGCTCACGGGCGTCACCCTCCGGCACAGGGGCGGGCCGGAGGGTGTACTGAACCGCACCAGGGCGCCTGGCGACGTGGTGACGCTGGAGAACCCGGTCACCGCGATCCTGCGGCAGCTGGATCTCCTCGGGTCCCGGTCCCACTCGACGTGCGTTCCGGACGACTACCTGCACAACTCCGCGGAGATCCGCCTCGGAGTCCTCCAGGGCCTCCTGGATGCCGATGGCGGTCCTGTCCCGCAGTCGGACCGTACGTGCCGTGTCCAGTACACGACCTCTTCGATCGTCCTGCGCGACGACGTGATCGCACTGGTGCAGTCGCTCGGCGGAGTTGCCTGCACCCGCCCTCGGCCGACGGCGGTTCGAGCACCAGGCCTTGCCAAGGGCCGAAAGGTCCACGACCGCTACGACGCCCACATCGTCGACATCCGCCTCCCCGAAGGCATCGCGCCCTTCCGCCTCAGCCGCAAGGCCGAGAAGTACGACGCGGCCGGAGGCGGCGGGCGTCCGATGCGGTTCATCGACAGCATCGAGCCCGCCGGTCGTGAAGAGGCTGTCTGCATCCAGGTGGCGGCGGAGGACTCGCTGTACGTCACGCAGGACTACCTGCTGACGCACAACACACTCAACGACGCCTTCATCATCCTGGACGAGGCGCAGAACACCAGCGCCGAGCAGATGAAGATGTTCCTCACCCGCCTCGGCTTCGACTCCAAGATCGTCATCACCGGTGACATCACCCAGGTCGACCTGCCGAGCGGGACCAAGAGCGGGCTGCGGCAGGTCCAGGAGATCCTCCAGGACGTGGACGACGTGCACTTCTCCCGGCTCACCTCCCAGGATGTCGTCCGGCACAAGCTCGTCGGCCGTATCGTCGACGCGTACGAGAAGTACGACAGCCGAAACGGTCAGCAGGACGGTCGGGCGGAAGACCGCCAGGACGGCCGGCGCGACCGCCGAAAAGGGAAGTAG
- the ybeY gene encoding rRNA maturation RNase YbeY, with translation MSIDVNNESGTEVDEQAILDIARYALARMRIHPLSELSVIVVDTDAMEQLHIQWMDLPGPTDVMSFPMDELRPPSKDDEEPPQGLLGDIVLCPEVAKKQGEEAPTQHSMDEELQLLTVHGVLHLLGYDHEEPDEKAEMFGLQAAIVDGWRGEHGLTGASPAPTVS, from the coding sequence ATGTCGATCGACGTCAACAACGAGTCCGGAACCGAGGTCGACGAGCAGGCGATCCTCGACATCGCCCGCTACGCACTGGCCCGGATGCGGATCCACCCGCTGTCCGAGCTCTCGGTGATCGTGGTGGACACCGACGCCATGGAGCAGCTGCACATCCAGTGGATGGACCTCCCCGGTCCGACCGACGTCATGTCCTTCCCGATGGACGAACTGCGTCCGCCGTCCAAGGACGACGAGGAGCCCCCACAGGGGCTCCTCGGTGACATCGTGCTCTGCCCGGAGGTCGCGAAGAAGCAGGGCGAGGAGGCCCCGACGCAGCACTCCATGGACGAGGAGCTCCAGCTCCTGACCGTCCACGGGGTGCTGCACCTGCTGGGGTACGACCACGAGGAGCCGGACGAGAAGGCCGAGATGTTCGGTCTCCAGGCCGCCATCGTGGACGGCTGGCGCGGCGAGCACGGGCTCACCGGCGCGTCCCCCGCCCCCACCGTCTCGTGA
- a CDS encoding hemolysin family protein: MSTPLIVGAVLLVMVGWLAACAEAGIARTSSFRADEAVRSGRRGSAKLAQIAADPTRYLNVALLVRVACEMAAGVLVTYVCLQEFPETWEALAVAMGVMVLVSYVAIGVSPRTIGRQHPLNTATASAYVLLPLARIMGPIPQLLILVGNALTPGKGFRKGPFASEAELRAMVDLAEAESLIEDDERRMVHSVFELGDTLVREVMVPRTDLVSIERYKTIRQALTLALRSGFSRIPVTGENEDDVVGIVYLKDLVRKTHINRESESDPVSTAMRPAAFVPDTKNAGDLLREMQRDRSHVAVVIDEYGGTAGIVTIEDILEEIVGEITDEYDRELPPVQELEDGCYRVTARLDIGDLGDLFGLDEYDDEDVETVGGLLAKALGRVPIAGASAVVDLPDQRRLRLTAESPAGRRNKIVTVLVEPLHEDPEEKEEE; this comes from the coding sequence GTGAGCACCCCGCTGATCGTCGGCGCCGTCCTGCTGGTCATGGTCGGCTGGCTGGCCGCCTGCGCCGAGGCGGGCATCGCCCGTACGTCGAGCTTCCGGGCGGACGAGGCGGTCCGGTCCGGCCGGCGCGGCAGCGCGAAGCTCGCACAGATCGCGGCCGACCCGACCCGCTATCTCAACGTCGCCCTGCTCGTGCGGGTCGCCTGTGAGATGGCGGCCGGCGTCCTGGTCACCTACGTCTGTCTCCAGGAGTTCCCCGAGACCTGGGAGGCACTGGCCGTCGCGATGGGCGTGATGGTCCTCGTCTCCTACGTCGCCATCGGCGTCTCCCCGCGCACCATCGGCCGCCAGCACCCGCTGAACACGGCCACGGCCTCGGCGTACGTCCTGCTGCCGCTGGCGAGGATCATGGGCCCGATCCCGCAGCTGCTGATCCTCGTCGGCAACGCGCTGACCCCGGGCAAGGGGTTCCGCAAGGGGCCCTTCGCCAGTGAGGCCGAGCTGCGCGCGATGGTCGACCTGGCCGAGGCGGAGTCGCTCATCGAGGACGACGAGCGCCGCATGGTGCACTCCGTCTTCGAGCTGGGCGACACCCTGGTCCGCGAGGTCATGGTGCCGCGCACCGACCTCGTCTCCATCGAGCGCTACAAGACGATCCGCCAGGCCCTCACCCTCGCCCTGCGCTCCGGTTTCTCCCGGATACCGGTCACCGGGGAGAACGAGGACGACGTCGTCGGGATCGTCTACCTCAAGGACCTCGTCCGCAAGACGCACATCAACCGCGAGTCCGAGAGCGACCCCGTCTCCACCGCGATGCGCCCCGCCGCCTTCGTCCCCGACACCAAGAACGCCGGGGACCTGCTGCGCGAGATGCAGCGGGACCGCAGCCATGTCGCGGTCGTCATCGACGAGTACGGCGGAACCGCGGGCATCGTCACCATCGAGGACATCCTGGAGGAGATCGTCGGTGAGATCACCGACGAGTACGACCGGGAGCTGCCGCCCGTGCAGGAGCTGGAGGACGGTTGCTACCGGGTCACCGCCCGCCTCGACATCGGGGACCTCGGCGACCTCTTCGGGCTCGACGAGTACGACGACGAGGACGTGGAGACCGTCGGCGGTCTGCTCGCCAAGGCGCTCGGCCGGGTGCCCATCGCCGGTGCCTCCGCCGTCGTCGACCTGCCCGACCAGCGTCGGCTCCGGCTGACCGCGGAGTCCCCGGCGGGCCGCCGGAACAAGATCGTCACGGTGCTCGTGGAGCCCCTGCACGAGGACCCCGAGGAGAAGGAAGAGGAATGA
- a CDS encoding MmcQ/YjbR family DNA-binding protein, which yields MTPERLRAFCLEFNASVEEFPFGPETSVFKVLGKMFALTALDARPLTVNLKCDPDEAIRLRETHTAIVPGWHMSKRHWNTVTVSGVPDRLLREMIEDSYDLVVAGLPRAERLRLDRP from the coding sequence ATGACGCCGGAGCGGCTGAGGGCCTTCTGCCTGGAGTTCAACGCGAGCGTGGAGGAGTTCCCGTTCGGCCCGGAGACCTCGGTCTTCAAGGTGCTCGGCAAGATGTTCGCCCTCACCGCGCTGGACGCCCGCCCGCTCACGGTCAACCTCAAGTGCGACCCCGACGAGGCGATCCGGCTCCGCGAGACGCACACCGCGATCGTGCCCGGCTGGCACATGAGCAAGCGGCACTGGAACACGGTCACCGTCTCCGGCGTCCCCGACCGGCTGCTGCGCGAGATGATCGAGGACTCCTACGACCTGGTGGTCGCCGGACTCCCCCGAGCGGAACGGCTCCGCCTGGACCGGCCGTAG
- a CDS encoding zinc-binding dehydrogenase: protein MRAVVITGHGGLDVMEEREVPVPRPGPGEVLVRVHAAGCNNTDLWTREGSYGAAEDPDVRTGWLGPLDFPRIQGADVAGTVVACGDEGASGRIGARVLVDPAEYDGPGPDARPADVLGSERDGGFAEYVVVPGGRAHSVDGSPLTDVELAALPIAYGTALGMLDRGSVSDGHTVLVTGASGGVGLAAVQLARARGARVVAVCSGEKGDAVRSAGADVVVDRRRGEVLPDAAAAAPEGYDAVIDVVAGAVLGPGLGLLRAQGRWVVAGALDGWAVDIDVRRLYLANLSLVGSTMHTPRIFDRLVEIARRGDVRPVIAASFPLERVGEAQAQLARRGHVGKLIVVP from the coding sequence ATGCGGGCCGTCGTGATCACCGGCCACGGAGGCCTCGACGTGATGGAGGAGCGAGAGGTGCCCGTACCCCGCCCGGGGCCGGGCGAGGTACTGGTCCGGGTGCACGCGGCGGGCTGCAACAACACCGATCTGTGGACCCGCGAAGGCTCCTACGGTGCGGCGGAGGACCCGGACGTCAGGACGGGATGGCTCGGTCCGCTCGACTTCCCGCGCATCCAGGGAGCCGACGTGGCCGGCACGGTGGTGGCCTGCGGCGACGAGGGTGCCTCCGGAAGGATCGGGGCGCGGGTGCTGGTGGACCCGGCCGAGTACGACGGCCCGGGGCCGGACGCGCGCCCGGCCGACGTGCTGGGGAGCGAGCGGGACGGGGGGTTCGCCGAGTACGTCGTCGTGCCGGGCGGCCGGGCCCACTCCGTCGACGGGTCGCCGCTCACGGATGTGGAACTGGCTGCGCTGCCCATCGCCTACGGGACCGCGCTGGGGATGCTCGACCGCGGGTCTGTCTCGGACGGCCACACCGTGCTCGTCACGGGCGCCTCGGGGGGTGTCGGTCTCGCCGCGGTCCAGTTGGCCCGCGCCCGCGGAGCCCGGGTTGTCGCAGTGTGCAGCGGTGAGAAGGGAGACGCTGTCCGCAGCGCCGGTGCCGACGTCGTGGTGGACCGGCGGCGGGGCGAGGTGCTCCCCGACGCGGCCGCGGCAGCGCCCGAGGGGTACGACGCGGTCATCGACGTCGTTGCGGGCGCGGTCCTCGGCCCCGGCCTGGGACTGCTGAGGGCCCAGGGACGCTGGGTGGTCGCCGGCGCCCTCGACGGCTGGGCCGTCGACATCGACGTGCGGCGGCTCTACCTCGCCAATCTCTCCCTGGTGGGCTCGACCATGCACACACCGCGGATCTTCGACCGGCTGGTGGAGATCGCCCGTCGCGGCGACGTCCGTCCCGTCATCGCCGCGAGCTTCCCGCTTGAGCGGGTGGGCGAAGCACAGGCGCAACTCGCCCGGCGCGGGCACGTGGGAAAGCTGATCGTCGTCCCCTGA
- a CDS encoding cytidine deaminase: MTDTTDLDAEDRKIVTLARSARARNGVPEGAAVRDETGRTYVAGTVALESLKLSALQTAVAMAVASGATSLEAAAVVSAAETPSEDDRAAVRDLGGPDTPVFLAGPDGALRVRVTAG, translated from the coding sequence ATGACCGACACCACCGACCTCGACGCCGAGGACCGCAAGATCGTCACCCTGGCGCGCAGCGCCCGCGCCCGTAACGGGGTGCCCGAGGGCGCGGCCGTACGCGACGAGACGGGACGTACCTATGTCGCGGGCACGGTGGCGCTGGAGTCGCTGAAGCTCAGCGCGCTGCAGACCGCCGTCGCCATGGCCGTGGCCAGCGGCGCGACCTCACTGGAGGCGGCGGCCGTCGTCTCCGCCGCCGAGACCCCCTCCGAGGACGACCGGGCCGCGGTGCGGGATCTGGGCGGACCGGACACCCCGGTGTTCCTCGCGGGCCCCGACGGCGCCCTGCGCGTCCGCGTCACGGCGGGCTGA
- the era gene encoding GTPase Era — MSARPNQESAAPQAETTSSHRAGFACFVGRPNAGKSTLTNALVGQKVAITSNRPQTTRHTVRGIVHRDDAQLILVDTPGLHKPRTLLGERLNDVVRTTWAEVDVIGFCLPADQKLGPGDKYIAKELAGIKKTPKIAIITKTDLVESKALAEQLLAVSALADELGFEWAEIVPVSAVGDTQVDLLADLIAPLLPESPPLYPEGDLTDEPEMVMVAELIREAALEGVRDELPHSIAVVVEEMLPRTDRPADKPLLDIHANVYIERPSQKGIIIGPKGKRLKDVGTKSRKHIEALLGTPVFLDLHVKVAKDWQRDPKQLRKLGF; from the coding sequence ATGAGCGCTCGACCGAACCAAGAATCCGCTGCCCCGCAGGCGGAGACCACCTCCTCCCACAGGGCGGGTTTCGCCTGCTTCGTGGGCCGCCCCAACGCGGGCAAGTCCACCCTCACGAACGCTCTCGTCGGTCAGAAGGTGGCGATCACCTCCAACCGGCCCCAGACCACCCGGCACACCGTGCGCGGCATCGTCCACCGGGACGACGCGCAGCTGATCCTGGTCGACACCCCCGGCCTCCACAAGCCGCGCACGCTGCTGGGCGAGCGGCTCAACGACGTCGTGCGGACCACCTGGGCCGAGGTCGACGTCATCGGCTTCTGCCTGCCCGCCGACCAGAAGCTCGGGCCGGGCGACAAGTACATCGCCAAGGAGCTCGCGGGGATCAAGAAGACCCCCAAGATCGCCATCATCACCAAGACCGACCTCGTCGAGTCCAAGGCGCTCGCCGAACAGCTCCTCGCCGTCTCCGCGCTGGCGGACGAGCTGGGCTTCGAATGGGCCGAGATCGTGCCGGTGTCGGCGGTCGGCGACACCCAGGTCGACCTGCTCGCCGACCTCATCGCCCCGCTGCTCCCCGAGAGCCCGCCGCTCTACCCGGAGGGCGACCTCACCGACGAGCCGGAGATGGTCATGGTCGCGGAGCTGATCCGCGAGGCGGCGCTGGAGGGCGTACGCGACGAGCTGCCGCACTCCATCGCGGTCGTCGTCGAGGAGATGCTGCCGCGCACCGACCGTCCCGCGGACAAGCCGCTGCTGGACATCCACGCCAACGTCTACATCGAACGACCCAGCCAGAAGGGCATCATCATCGGCCCGAAGGGCAAGCGGCTGAAGGACGTCGGCACCAAGTCCCGCAAGCACATCGAGGCGCTGCTCGGCACGCCGGTCTTCCTGGACCTGCACGTGAAGGTCGCCAAGGACTGGCAGCGCGACCCGAAGCAGCTGCGGAAGCTGGGCTTCTAG
- a CDS encoding protealysin inhibitor emfourin: MRIQVSRTGGFAGITRRQEVDTEGRADAAEWRSLAEEALGAARDTPSAGVPDGFRYAITIDGRTVYCADPDLTGAQRTLVSRVLKEGA, encoded by the coding sequence ATGCGCATTCAGGTCAGCCGGACCGGCGGATTCGCCGGCATCACCCGCCGCCAGGAAGTCGACACGGAGGGCCGGGCCGACGCCGCGGAGTGGCGGTCCCTCGCCGAGGAGGCGCTCGGCGCCGCGCGGGACACCCCGTCGGCCGGGGTGCCGGACGGCTTCCGGTACGCGATCACGATCGACGGCCGCACCGTGTACTGCGCTGACCCCGATCTGACCGGGGCGCAGCGCACGCTGGTCTCACGCGTCCTGAAGGAGGGCGCGTGA
- a CDS encoding M4 family metallopeptidase — translation MHLRTDGELNPVFCTIVPPHVLDHLSRSTDARLADPARRTLAADGPRRDRRMMTALAATPVRHTAGAVPSKPHRTLYDCERGTTLPGVKVREEGDKPTSDASVNRAYAGLGATFELLLSAYGRSSIDGRGLPLTGSVHYGREYNNAFFDGEQMVFGDGDGEIFLDFTVAVDVIAHELAHGLTQYTANLRYEGQSGALNESVSDVIGSLVKQYSLGQSAEQADWLIGAGLLAPRVSGDALRSMKAPGTAYDDDVLGKDPQPGSMDDYIETEEDNGGVHLNSGIPNRAFYLLATALGGNSWERAGQIWFDVLTGGELTANADFAEFARLTVAAAGARFGEADEREAVLKAWSEVGVPTRA, via the coding sequence ATGCACCTTCGAACCGACGGCGAGCTCAACCCCGTCTTCTGCACCATCGTTCCGCCCCACGTCCTCGATCACCTCTCCCGGTCCACCGACGCCCGGCTCGCGGATCCGGCCCGCCGCACCCTGGCCGCCGACGGCCCGCGCCGTGACCGTCGCATGATGACGGCGCTCGCCGCGACGCCCGTCCGGCACACCGCCGGCGCGGTCCCGAGCAAGCCGCACCGCACGCTGTACGACTGCGAGAGGGGCACCACCCTGCCGGGCGTCAAGGTCCGCGAGGAGGGCGACAAGCCGACGTCCGACGCCAGCGTCAACCGCGCGTACGCCGGGCTCGGCGCCACCTTCGAGCTGCTGCTCTCCGCGTACGGGCGCAGCTCGATCGACGGCAGGGGCCTCCCGCTGACCGGTTCCGTGCACTACGGCCGCGAGTACAACAACGCGTTCTTCGACGGCGAGCAGATGGTCTTCGGGGACGGCGACGGCGAGATCTTCCTCGACTTCACCGTCGCGGTCGACGTGATCGCCCACGAGCTGGCCCACGGTCTCACCCAGTACACCGCCAACCTGCGCTACGAGGGCCAGTCGGGCGCGCTCAACGAGTCCGTGTCCGACGTCATCGGCTCGCTGGTCAAGCAGTACTCGCTGGGCCAGAGCGCGGAGCAGGCCGACTGGCTGATCGGCGCGGGGCTGCTGGCGCCCCGGGTCAGCGGGGACGCGCTGCGCTCGATGAAGGCGCCGGGCACCGCGTACGACGACGACGTCCTGGGCAAGGACCCGCAGCCGGGCTCCATGGACGACTACATCGAGACGGAGGAGGACAACGGCGGCGTCCACCTCAACTCCGGCATCCCCAACCGGGCGTTCTACCTCCTGGCCACCGCGCTGGGCGGGAATTCCTGGGAGCGCGCCGGGCAGATCTGGTTCGACGTGCTGACCGGCGGCGAGCTGACGGCGAACGCGGACTTCGCGGAGTTCGCCCGGCTGACGGTCGCGGCGGCGGGCGCCCGCTTCGGCGAGGCGGACGAGCGGGAGGCGGTCCTCAAGGCCTGGTCGGAGGTGGGCGTCCCCACCCGGGCCTGA
- the leuA gene encoding 2-isopropylmalate synthase produces the protein MTTVNPAGNSVGRPTPITNATQLQKPSGMPVHKYGRYEAVDIPDRTWPDNRITVAPRWLSTDLRDGNQALIDPMSPARKREMFDLLVTMGYKEIEVGFPSSGETDFAFVRSIIEEGAIPEDVTISVLTQAREELIERTVESLVGARRATVHLYNATAPTFRRVVFRGSREEVKQIAVDGTRLVMEYAEKILGPETIFGYQYSPEIFTDTELDFALEVCEAVCDVWQPEEGREIILNLPATVERSTPSTHADRFEWMSRNLTRREHVCLSVHPHNDRGTAVAAAELAIMAGADRIEGCLFGQGERTGNVDLVTLGMNLFSQGVDPQIDFSQIDEIRRTSEYCNQMEIHPRHPYAGDLVYTAFSGSHQDAIKKGFDAMEADAAAQGRTVDDIEWAVPYLPIDPKDVGRSYEAVIRVNSQSGKGGIAYVLKNDHKLDLPRRMQIEFSRIIQAKTDAEGGEVTPTQIWSTFQDEYLPNAENAGARWGRIQLRSGQTTSDTDGTDTLTVEAVVDGVDTVLTGSGNGPISAFFEALQAIGIDARLLDYTEHTMSEGASAQAASYIECAIDGKVLWGIGIDANTTRASLKAVVSAVNRAAR, from the coding sequence ATGACCACCGTGAATCCCGCCGGTAATTCTGTCGGCCGCCCCACCCCGATCACCAACGCGACGCAGCTGCAGAAGCCCTCCGGGATGCCGGTCCACAAGTACGGCCGCTACGAGGCCGTCGACATCCCCGACCGCACCTGGCCCGACAACCGCATCACCGTGGCGCCCCGCTGGCTGTCCACCGATCTGCGCGACGGCAACCAGGCCCTGATCGACCCGATGTCCCCGGCCCGCAAGCGCGAGATGTTCGACCTGCTGGTCACGATGGGCTACAAGGAGATCGAGGTCGGCTTCCCGTCCTCCGGCGAGACCGACTTCGCGTTCGTCCGCTCCATCATCGAAGAGGGCGCGATCCCCGAGGACGTGACGATCTCCGTCCTGACGCAGGCCCGCGAGGAGCTGATCGAGCGCACCGTGGAGTCCCTGGTCGGCGCCCGCCGGGCCACCGTCCACCTGTACAACGCCACCGCCCCGACCTTCCGCCGCGTCGTCTTCCGCGGCTCGCGCGAGGAGGTCAAGCAGATCGCGGTGGACGGCACCCGGCTGGTCATGGAGTACGCCGAGAAGATCCTGGGCCCCGAGACGATCTTCGGCTACCAGTACAGCCCGGAGATCTTCACCGACACCGAGCTGGACTTCGCGCTGGAGGTCTGCGAGGCCGTCTGCGACGTGTGGCAGCCGGAGGAGGGTCGCGAGATCATCCTGAACCTGCCCGCCACCGTGGAGCGTTCCACGCCCTCCACCCACGCGGACCGCTTCGAGTGGATGTCCCGCAACCTGACCCGCCGCGAGCACGTCTGCCTGTCGGTCCACCCGCACAACGACCGGGGCACCGCCGTCGCCGCCGCCGAGCTGGCCATCATGGCCGGCGCCGACCGCATCGAGGGCTGCCTGTTCGGGCAGGGCGAGCGCACCGGCAACGTCGACCTGGTCACCCTGGGCATGAACCTGTTCTCCCAGGGCGTCGACCCGCAGATCGACTTCTCGCAGATCGACGAGATCCGCCGCACCAGCGAGTACTGCAACCAGATGGAGATCCACCCGCGCCACCCCTACGCGGGCGATCTCGTCTACACCGCCTTCTCCGGCTCCCACCAGGACGCCATCAAGAAGGGCTTCGACGCCATGGAGGCGGACGCGGCCGCCCAGGGCAGGACCGTGGACGACATCGAGTGGGCCGTACCGTACCTGCCGATCGACCCGAAGGACGTCGGCCGCTCGTACGAGGCCGTCATCCGGGTCAACTCGCAGTCCGGCAAGGGCGGTATCGCCTACGTCCTGAAGAACGACCACAAGCTGGACCTGCCCCGCCGGATGCAGATCGAGTTCTCCCGGATCATTCAGGCCAAGACCGACGCCGAGGGCGGCGAGGTCACCCCGACGCAGATCTGGTCCACCTTCCAGGACGAGTACCTGCCGAACGCGGAGAACGCCGGGGCGCGTTGGGGCCGCATCCAGCTGCGCTCCGGCCAGACCACCTCCGACACCGACGGGACCGACACCCTGACCGTCGAGGCCGTCGTGGACGGCGTCGACACCGTCCTGACCGGATCCGGCAACGGCCCGATCTCCGCGTTCTTCGAAGCGCTGCAGGCCATCGGCATCGACGCCCGGCTGCTGGACTACACCGAGCACACCATGAGCGAGGGGGCCAGCGCCCAGGCCGCCTCGTACATCGAGTGCGCGATCGACGGCAAGGTCCTGTGGGGCATCGGCATCGACGCCAACACCACCCGCGCCTCGCTGAAGGCGGTCGTCTCCGCCGTCAACCGCGCGGCCCGCTGA
- a CDS encoding TerB family tellurite resistance protein, translating into MRSAKGQRALRPVLCGVRTVWDAVGDGAFFCPGCGGDRNYRRLIGRRRLTVLGVPLVGRGEAEPVVECAACLAHYAPEALDHPTTTRFSAMLREAVHTVTLAVLAAGGTTSRTVLEAAVATVRDAGLDDCTQEQLFTVVEVLAADTGRGSGADPAAEACGPTLAIELHEVLAPLAPHLAAAGRASVLLQGARIALADGPYCAAERQVLMTVGSALGIPAEETARVLAEAARTPS; encoded by the coding sequence GTGCGGTCAGCCAAAGGACAACGCGCTCTGAGGCCGGTCCTCTGCGGCGTTCGCACCGTATGGGACGCCGTCGGCGACGGCGCCTTCTTCTGCCCCGGCTGCGGGGGAGACCGCAACTACCGCCGGCTCATCGGCCGCCGCCGCCTCACCGTCCTCGGCGTCCCGCTGGTCGGCCGGGGCGAGGCCGAGCCCGTCGTCGAGTGCGCCGCCTGCCTGGCCCACTACGCTCCCGAGGCGCTGGACCACCCCACCACGACCCGGTTCTCCGCGATGCTCCGCGAGGCCGTCCACACCGTCACCCTGGCCGTCCTGGCCGCCGGGGGCACCACCTCCCGCACGGTCCTGGAGGCCGCCGTCGCCACCGTGCGCGACGCCGGGCTCGACGACTGCACGCAGGAGCAGCTGTTCACCGTCGTCGAGGTGCTCGCCGCCGACACCGGCCGGGGCTCCGGCGCCGACCCGGCCGCCGAGGCATGCGGCCCCACCCTCGCCATCGAGCTGCACGAGGTGCTGGCCCCGCTCGCCCCGCACCTGGCCGCCGCCGGCCGCGCGTCCGTGCTCCTCCAGGGCGCCCGGATCGCCCTCGCCGACGGCCCCTACTGCGCCGCCGAGCGCCAGGTCCTGATGACGGTCGGCAGCGCCCTCGGCATCCCCGCCGAGGAGACCGCCCGGGTGCTGGCCGAGGCGGCCCGTACACCGTCGTAG